From a region of the Pongo abelii isolate AG06213 chromosome 9, NHGRI_mPonAbe1-v2.0_pri, whole genome shotgun sequence genome:
- the B3GNT6 gene encoding acetylgalactosaminyl-O-glycosyl-glycoprotein beta-1,3-N-acetylglucosaminyltransferase — protein sequence MAFPCRRALTAKTLACLLVGVSFLALQQWFLQAPRSPREERSPQEETPEGLTDGPAAGAPPSELVPGPPCVANASANATADFEQLPARIQDFLRYRHCRHFPLLWDAPAKCAGGRGVFLLLAVKSAPVHYERRELIRRTWGQERSYGGRPVRRLFLLGTPGPEDEASAERLAELVALEAREHGDVLQWAFADTFLNLTLKHLHLLDWLAARCRHASFLLSGDDDVFVHTANVVRFLQAQPPGRHLYSGQLMEGSVPIRDSWSKYFVPPQLFPGSAYPVYCSGGGFLLSGPTARALRAAARHTPLFPIDDAYMGMCLERAGLAPSGHEGIRPFGVQLPGARQSSFDPCMYRELLLVHRFAPYEMLLMWKALHSPALSCDRGHRVS from the coding sequence ATGGCTTTTCCCTGCCGCAGGGCCCTGACTGCCAAGACTCTGGCCTGCCTCCTGGTGGGCGTGAGTTTCTTGGCACTGCAGCAGTGGTTCCTCCAGGCTCCAAGGTCCCCGCGGGAGGAGAGGTCCCCGCAGGAGGAGACGCCAGAGGGTCTCACCGACGGTCCCGCGGCTGGCGCGCCGCCCTCGGAGCTCGTCCCCGGGCCCCCGTGCGTGGCGAACGCCTCGGCGAACGCCACGGCCGACTTCGAGCAGCTGCCTGCGCGCATCCAGGACTTCCTGCGGTACCGTCACTGCCGCCACTTCCCGCTGCTTTGGGACGCACCGGCCAAATGCGCCGGCGGCCGAGGCGTGTTCTTGCTCCTGGCCGTGAAGTCGGCGCCTGTGCACTACGAGCGACGCGAGCTCATCCGGCGCACGTGGGGGCAGGAGCGCAGCTACGGCGGGCGGCCAGTGCGCCGCCTCTTCCTATTGGGCACCCCAGGCCCCGAGGACGAGGCGAGCGCGGAGCGGCTGGCGGAGCTGGTGGCGCTGGAGGCGCGCGAGCACGGTGACGTGCTGCAGTGGGCCTTCGCGGACACCTTCCTCAACCTCACGCTCAAGCACCTGCACCTGCTCGACTGGCTGGCTGCGCGCTGCCGGCACGCGAGCTTTCTGCTCAGCGGCGACGACGACGTGTTTGTGCACACCGCCAACGTAGTCCGCTTCCTGCAGGCGCAGCCACCCGGCCGCCACCTGTACTCCGGCCAGCTCATGGAGGGCTCCGTGCCCATTCGCGACAGCTGGAGCAAGTACTTCGTGCCGCCGCAGCTCTTCCCCGGGTCCGCTTACCCGGTATACTGCAGCGGCGGCGGCTTCCTCCTGTCCGGCCCCACGGCCCGGGCCCTGCGCGCGGCCGCCCGCCACACCCCGCTCTTCCCCATCGACGACGCCTACATGGGCATGTGTCTGGAGCGCGCCGGCCTGGCGCCCAGCGGCCACGAGGGCATCCGGCCCTTCGGCGTGCAGCTGCCTGGCGCGCGGCAGTCCTCCTTCGACCCCTGCATGTACCGCGAGTTGCTGCTAGTGCACCGCTTCGCGCCCTACGAGATGCTGCTCATGTGGAAGGCGCTGCACAGCCCCGCGCTCAGCTGTGACCGGGGACACCGGGTCTCCTGA